One Cellulomonas soli DNA window includes the following coding sequences:
- a CDS encoding ExeM/NucH family extracellular endonuclease has product MHGRSRSYTGGIAALGLALAGAVVAAVPAQAAVSASAPVVLHEVYGGGGNSGAPFNRDFVELYNPGAAPVDLTGWTVQYASATGTAWQTTPLTGTIAAGGFLLVGEAFGANAAATAIPFDIDGTLAMSGTTGKVALASSSTALTCVATACASDAAVVDLVGWGPTATAYAGSAPAPATTNATSVSRDAAHTNTASNAADFTTGAPTPTGATSGGGGDGGSDPDVRTIAEIQGTGDASPLVGTTVTTDGVVTAAYPTGGLNGYVIQTPGTGGGDPSTRTASDGLFVYSPSTAAAVSVGTHVQVTGAVSEFSGLTELTVASAADLSVLADAPAAVTPVSAAWPATGTAREALESMLFLPTGDLTISNTYSTNQYGEVGLATGTTPLLQPTELAAPGSAQAAAVTADNAARGVVLDDGASTNFLSAANSGLTPPYVSLTNPVRVGAAASFTAPVVVDYRNSVWKLNPTAPLVAGAPAPVTFENDRTTSPSDVGGDLEVASFNVLNYFTTLGSTTAGCVAYTDRAGNGVTVKEGCDPRGAWDPEDLARQQEKIVAAINGLDADVVGLLEIENSAVVDGVADEALSTLVDALNAAAGSTVWAYVPSSSELPAVGLQDTITNALIYRTASVERVGDSRALGTASADGQAFANAREPIGQVFAPVGGGKDLFVAVNHLKSKGSAGPWPGDADTGDGQGASNESRVRQAQALRDWVPTVQGDAEAVALVGDFNSYTHEDPLQVLYDAGYTDAASALAAGQYSYSFSGLSGSLDHVLLNDAALERATGADIWEINAEESIALEYSRYNYHGTLFQAADAYRSSDHDPVVVGLAAGASAQGLIDLTLLNINDFHGRIDANTVKFAGTVEKARAAAEAAGGAAAFLSAGDNIGASLFASAVAQDQPTIDVLNTLGLAASAVGNHEFDQGYTDLVDRVVAGGTNATWPYLGANVYAKGTTNPVLPEYTILDMGGVSVGVIGAVTQETPTLVTPGGIATLDFGDPVEAVNRVAAQLSDGDAANGEADVLVAEYHEGAGAGTPDGATLEQEVAAGGAFAEIVQETSAEVDAIFTGHTHKQYAWQAPVPGDATRTRPVLQTGSYGEFVGKVVLTYDRGTEQVTASTATNLARTTDTDATLVATYPRVAAVSTIVTKALADAAVVGNQPVGSVTADITTAFAGGSYVNGVYTGSGPLATTGRDDRSKESTLGNLVANSLRDSLASADRGGAQIGVVNPGGLRNELLYAPDGTITYAEANAVLPFVNNLWTTTLSGAQVKTMLEQQWQTNADGTIPSRPYLQLGLSDNVSYTFDASRAMGDRITSVTVDGVALDPAASYRVGTFSFLAQGGDNFRVFTGGTGTADSGLIDRDAWIAYLQAHPALAPSFARHAVGVPALPASVTAGDALAFPVTGLDLTSLGSPLNTTLDVRIDGTSIGSAAVTGGAAAVSVTVPAGTSGGAHVLTLVAAPSGTTVTLPLTVEPGLPLSTTTLTAKPSSQVFGATGHRVQLTATVAADVPVAGTVEFVSGQTVLGTATLRHGRASLTLASSTPAGTYDVVARYAGDATVTGSQSAPVTVVVKQATTRTSLQIGRNGAPCFWWATNPVVVAVRQDNGRLPSGVVELREGDTVVRTLKVTAGVAVGSLPGGLTSGKHTFTATFVPSDVANVAGSTSAPVTVTIRR; this is encoded by the coding sequence ATGCACGGTAGGTCGAGGTCGTACACCGGGGGCATCGCAGCCCTCGGTCTGGCGCTGGCAGGGGCGGTGGTCGCCGCAGTTCCCGCGCAGGCCGCCGTCTCCGCGAGCGCGCCCGTGGTGCTGCACGAGGTCTACGGCGGTGGGGGCAACTCGGGCGCCCCGTTCAACCGCGACTTCGTCGAGCTGTACAACCCGGGTGCCGCACCCGTGGACCTGACCGGGTGGACGGTGCAGTACGCGTCCGCGACCGGCACGGCCTGGCAGACCACGCCGCTGACCGGCACGATCGCCGCCGGCGGCTTCCTGCTCGTGGGCGAGGCGTTCGGCGCCAACGCCGCGGCGACCGCCATCCCGTTCGACATCGACGGCACGCTCGCCATGAGCGGCACGACCGGCAAGGTCGCGCTCGCCAGCTCCTCGACCGCGCTCACCTGCGTGGCCACGGCCTGCGCGAGCGACGCGGCCGTGGTCGACCTGGTCGGGTGGGGTCCGACCGCCACCGCGTACGCCGGCAGCGCCCCCGCGCCGGCGACCACGAACGCGACGTCGGTGTCGCGCGACGCGGCGCACACCAACACCGCGAGCAACGCGGCCGACTTCACGACGGGTGCCCCGACCCCGACCGGTGCCACGTCCGGCGGTGGCGGCGACGGCGGGTCCGACCCCGACGTGCGCACGATCGCCGAGATCCAGGGCACGGGCGACGCCTCGCCGCTGGTCGGCACGACCGTGACCACGGACGGTGTGGTCACGGCCGCGTACCCGACCGGTGGTCTCAACGGCTACGTCATCCAGACGCCCGGCACGGGAGGCGGCGACCCCTCGACACGGACGGCCTCGGACGGCCTGTTCGTGTACTCGCCGTCCACGGCCGCTGCGGTCTCGGTCGGCACCCACGTGCAGGTCACCGGCGCGGTCAGCGAGTTCTCCGGGCTCACCGAGCTCACGGTGGCCTCCGCTGCCGACCTGAGCGTGCTGGCCGACGCGCCTGCCGCGGTCACCCCGGTCTCGGCGGCCTGGCCCGCCACGGGCACCGCGCGTGAGGCGCTCGAGTCGATGCTGTTCCTGCCGACCGGCGACCTGACGATCTCCAACACCTACTCGACGAACCAGTACGGGGAGGTCGGTCTGGCGACCGGCACGACCCCGCTGCTGCAGCCGACCGAGCTCGCAGCCCCGGGTTCGGCGCAGGCCGCCGCGGTCACGGCCGACAACGCCGCCCGCGGGGTCGTCCTCGACGACGGTGCCTCGACGAACTTCCTGTCCGCCGCGAACTCCGGGCTGACCCCGCCGTACGTGTCGCTGACCAACCCGGTCCGGGTCGGCGCGGCTGCGAGCTTCACCGCCCCGGTCGTCGTCGACTACCGCAACAGCGTGTGGAAGCTCAACCCGACGGCACCCCTGGTGGCGGGCGCGCCCGCCCCCGTGACGTTCGAGAACGACCGCACCACGAGCCCGAGCGACGTCGGCGGTGACCTCGAGGTCGCCTCGTTCAACGTGCTCAACTACTTCACGACGCTCGGCTCCACGACAGCCGGCTGCGTCGCGTACACCGACCGTGCCGGCAACGGCGTCACGGTCAAGGAGGGCTGCGACCCGCGCGGCGCCTGGGACCCCGAGGACCTGGCACGCCAGCAGGAGAAGATCGTCGCGGCCATCAACGGGCTCGACGCCGACGTGGTCGGGCTGCTCGAGATCGAGAACTCGGCCGTCGTCGACGGCGTCGCCGACGAGGCGCTGAGCACGCTGGTCGACGCGCTCAACGCGGCCGCCGGCTCCACGGTGTGGGCGTACGTGCCCTCGTCGAGCGAGCTGCCCGCGGTCGGTCTGCAGGACACCATCACGAACGCGCTGATCTACCGCACGGCATCGGTCGAGCGGGTCGGGGACTCCCGTGCTCTCGGCACAGCCAGCGCCGATGGTCAGGCGTTCGCGAACGCCCGTGAGCCGATCGGTCAGGTGTTCGCACCGGTGGGCGGCGGCAAGGACCTGTTCGTCGCCGTCAACCACCTCAAGTCCAAGGGATCGGCCGGCCCCTGGCCGGGCGACGCGGACACCGGTGACGGTCAGGGCGCCTCCAACGAGTCGCGGGTCCGTCAGGCCCAGGCGCTGCGCGACTGGGTGCCGACCGTCCAGGGTGACGCGGAGGCCGTCGCGCTCGTCGGCGACTTCAACTCCTACACGCACGAGGACCCGCTGCAGGTGCTCTACGACGCCGGGTACACCGACGCCGCCTCCGCGCTCGCGGCCGGGCAGTACTCGTACTCGTTCAGCGGGCTGTCGGGGTCGCTCGACCACGTGCTGCTCAACGACGCCGCGCTCGAGCGGGCGACCGGTGCGGACATCTGGGAGATCAACGCCGAGGAGTCCATCGCGCTGGAGTACAGCCGGTACAACTACCACGGCACGCTCTTCCAGGCCGCGGACGCCTACCGGTCCTCCGACCACGACCCCGTGGTCGTCGGGCTCGCTGCCGGCGCCAGCGCTCAGGGTCTGATCGACCTGACGCTGCTGAACATCAACGACTTCCACGGCCGCATCGACGCCAACACGGTGAAGTTCGCCGGCACGGTCGAGAAGGCACGTGCGGCCGCCGAGGCAGCGGGCGGGGCTGCTGCGTTCCTGTCCGCGGGCGACAACATCGGGGCCTCGCTGTTCGCCTCGGCCGTCGCCCAGGACCAGCCCACGATCGACGTGCTCAACACGCTGGGCCTGGCCGCGTCCGCGGTCGGCAACCACGAGTTCGACCAGGGCTACACGGACCTCGTCGACCGCGTCGTGGCCGGTGGCACCAACGCCACGTGGCCGTACCTGGGCGCCAACGTGTACGCCAAGGGCACCACGAACCCGGTGCTGCCGGAGTACACGATCCTCGACATGGGCGGCGTGTCCGTCGGCGTGATCGGGGCCGTCACCCAGGAGACCCCGACGCTGGTCACCCCGGGCGGCATCGCCACGCTCGACTTCGGCGATCCCGTCGAGGCCGTCAACCGCGTCGCCGCCCAGCTCAGCGACGGTGACGCGGCCAACGGCGAGGCGGACGTCCTGGTGGCCGAGTACCACGAGGGCGCCGGGGCCGGCACGCCGGACGGGGCGACCCTCGAGCAGGAGGTCGCCGCGGGCGGTGCGTTCGCGGAGATCGTCCAGGAGACGTCGGCCGAGGTCGACGCGATCTTCACCGGGCACACGCACAAGCAGTACGCATGGCAGGCGCCCGTGCCGGGCGACGCGACCCGCACCCGCCCGGTCCTGCAGACCGGGTCGTACGGGGAGTTCGTCGGCAAGGTCGTGCTGACCTACGACCGGGGCACCGAGCAGGTCACGGCCTCCACGGCCACGAACCTGGCCCGCACCACGGACACCGACGCGACGCTCGTCGCGACGTACCCGAGGGTCGCCGCGGTGAGCACGATCGTCACGAAGGCGCTGGCCGACGCGGCCGTCGTCGGCAACCAGCCGGTCGGCTCGGTCACCGCGGACATCACGACCGCCTTCGCCGGCGGCTCGTACGTCAACGGCGTCTACACCGGTTCGGGCCCGCTGGCCACGACCGGTCGCGACGACCGCTCCAAGGAGTCGACGCTGGGCAACCTCGTAGCGAACTCGCTGCGGGACAGCCTGGCCTCGGCCGACCGCGGCGGCGCGCAGATCGGTGTCGTGAACCCCGGTGGTCTGCGCAACGAGCTGCTCTACGCACCGGACGGCACGATCACGTACGCCGAGGCCAACGCGGTGCTCCCGTTCGTCAACAACCTCTGGACGACGACGCTGTCCGGCGCCCAGGTCAAGACGATGCTCGAGCAGCAGTGGCAGACGAACGCCGACGGCACGATCCCGTCGCGGCCGTACCTGCAGCTGGGTCTCTCGGACAACGTGTCGTACACGTTCGACGCGAGCCGTGCGATGGGTGACCGGATCACCTCGGTGACCGTCGACGGCGTCGCACTCGACCCGGCGGCGTCCTACCGGGTCGGCACGTTCTCCTTCCTGGCCCAGGGTGGGGACAACTTCCGGGTGTTCACCGGCGGGACGGGCACCGCCGACTCGGGTCTCATCGACCGGGACGCGTGGATCGCCTACCTGCAGGCCCACCCGGCGCTCGCGCCGAGCTTCGCGCGGCATGCCGTGGGCGTGCCCGCGCTGCCGGCGTCGGTGACGGCCGGTGACGCGCTCGCGTTCCCGGTGACCGGTCTGGACCTGACGAGCCTGGGCTCGCCGCTGAACACCACGCTCGACGTCCGGATCGACGGGACGTCGATCGGCTCGGCGGCCGTGACCGGTGGGGCAGCCGCCGTCTCGGTGACCGTCCCTGCGGGGACCTCGGGTGGGGCTCACGTGCTCACGCTCGTGGCCGCGCCGAGCGGGACGACGGTGACGCTGCCGCTCACCGTCGAACCGGGGCTGCCGCTCTCGACGACCACCCTCACGGCGAAGCCGTCGAGCCAGGTCTTCGGGGCCACCGGCCACCGCGTCCAGCTCACCGCGACGGTGGCTGCGGACGTTCCGGTCGCCGGGACCGTCGAGTTCGTGTCGGGGCAGACGGTGCTCGGCACCGCGACGCTGCGGCACGGCAGGGCGAGCCTGACGTTGGCGTCCTCGACGCCGGCGGGCACGTACGACGTGGTGGCCCGGTACGCCGGTGACGCCACCGTCACGGGTTCGCAGTCCGCGCCCGTGACCGTCGTGGTCAAGCAGGCCACGACGCGCACGTCGCTGCAGATCGGCCGGAACGGCGCCCCCTGCTTCTGGTGGGCGACCAACCCGGTCGTCGTGGCGGTCAGGCAGGACAACGGGCGGCTGCCCAGCGGTGTGGTCGAGCTGCGTGAGGGTGACACGGTCGTCCGCACGCTGAAGGTCACGGCCGGTGTCGCGGTCGGCTCGCTCCCCGGCGGTCTGACCTCCGGCAAGCACACCTTCACGGCGACGTTCGTGCCGAGCGACGTGGCCAACGTCGCCGGGAGCACGAGCGCCCCGGTGACCGTCACGATCCGGCGGTGA
- the pheT gene encoding phenylalanine--tRNA ligase subunit beta: MPRIPLTWLAEHVDLPADLTAEHLAADLVRVGLEEEAIHPAAVTGPLVVGLVVERTPEAQKNGKTINWCRVEVGDELAEVREDGTRGPRGIVCGAHNFEVGDHVVVALPGAVLPGPFPIASRKTYGHVSDGMICSSRELGLGEDHDGIIVLSTLGLEAEPGTDARALLGLGEEVLEINVTPDRGYCFSMRGVAREYSHSKGARFTDHGLATTEQQAPAAGGFAVEIDDVAPIHGVAGADRFVAQVVRGVRANDPSPVWMQRRLTQAGMRPISLAVDVTNYVMLDLGQPLHAYDLSALAAPIVVRRAAAGERLTTLDGVERALDGEDLLITDSPSGARASRVLGLAGVMGGADSEVGPQTTDLLVEAAHFDPVTVARTARRHKLPSEAAKRFERGVDPQLPRVAVARVAALLVEHGGGVVEDVLTDVDRTQAPAGIRLPVDLPARLVGVEYTDEQVRATLEQIGCAVGAAEPTANGLVVDVLAPTWRPDLAAPVDLVEEVARLRGYDAIPSVLPVAPAGRGLTTGQRTRRSVARALAEHGLVEVLSYPFVGADQLDALGLPADDERRRALRLANPLSGEQPLMRTDLLVTLLDTARRNVSRGTGDVAVFEIGLVTLPEPGAVAAPRLPGGVRPSDADLAAVRAAVPAQPRRVAAVLAGSRERAGWWGPGRRADHTDAIALARAVAEVVGVEVVLTADAEHAPWHPGRCARLATVDGTLVGHAGELHPNVVAALDLPARAVAFELDLDVLLAAAAAEPVQAEALSTFPVAKEDVALVVDASVPAEQVLDGVRAGAVASPAGDVLEDVRLFDVYTGSQVPEGTRSLAFSLRLRAQDRTLTAQETAAVRDAVVAEVGRRFGATLRA; encoded by the coding sequence ATGCCGCGCATCCCTCTGACGTGGCTGGCCGAGCACGTCGACCTGCCCGCCGACCTCACCGCCGAGCACCTCGCCGCCGACCTGGTGCGCGTGGGCCTCGAGGAGGAGGCGATCCACCCGGCGGCCGTCACCGGTCCGCTCGTGGTGGGCCTGGTCGTCGAGCGCACGCCCGAGGCGCAGAAGAATGGCAAGACCATCAACTGGTGCCGGGTCGAGGTCGGCGACGAGCTGGCCGAGGTCCGTGAGGACGGCACCCGTGGGCCGCGCGGCATCGTGTGCGGGGCGCACAACTTCGAGGTCGGTGACCACGTCGTGGTCGCGCTGCCCGGTGCGGTGCTGCCCGGCCCGTTCCCGATCGCCTCGCGCAAGACCTACGGGCACGTGTCCGACGGCATGATCTGCTCGTCGCGCGAGCTGGGTCTGGGCGAGGACCACGACGGCATCATCGTCCTGTCGACCCTCGGGCTCGAGGCCGAGCCGGGCACCGACGCGCGGGCGCTGCTGGGTCTGGGCGAGGAGGTCCTCGAGATCAACGTGACGCCCGACCGCGGCTACTGCTTCTCGATGCGCGGTGTGGCCCGGGAGTACTCCCACTCGAAGGGTGCGAGGTTCACCGACCACGGGCTGGCGACCACCGAGCAGCAGGCGCCCGCCGCGGGCGGTTTCGCCGTCGAGATCGACGACGTGGCGCCCATCCACGGCGTGGCCGGCGCCGACCGGTTCGTCGCGCAGGTCGTGCGCGGTGTGCGGGCGAACGACCCCTCGCCGGTGTGGATGCAGCGTCGGCTCACGCAGGCGGGCATGCGTCCGATCAGCCTGGCGGTCGACGTGACGAACTACGTGATGCTCGACCTCGGGCAGCCGCTGCACGCCTACGACCTCTCGGCGCTCGCGGCTCCGATCGTGGTGCGCCGCGCCGCCGCCGGTGAGCGGCTGACCACGCTCGACGGCGTCGAGCGTGCGCTGGACGGCGAGGACCTGCTCATCACCGACAGCCCGTCGGGTGCGCGAGCCTCACGCGTGCTCGGGCTGGCCGGCGTGATGGGCGGTGCCGACAGCGAGGTCGGACCGCAGACCACCGACCTGCTGGTCGAGGCCGCGCACTTCGACCCGGTGACCGTGGCCCGTACCGCGCGCCGGCACAAGCTGCCCAGCGAGGCGGCCAAGCGCTTCGAGCGCGGTGTCGACCCGCAGCTGCCGCGCGTGGCGGTGGCGCGCGTCGCCGCCCTGCTCGTCGAGCACGGTGGCGGGGTCGTCGAGGACGTGCTGACCGACGTGGACCGGACGCAGGCACCCGCAGGGATCCGGCTCCCGGTCGACCTCCCGGCCCGGCTCGTCGGCGTCGAGTACACGGACGAGCAGGTGCGAGCGACCCTCGAGCAGATCGGTTGCGCGGTCGGAGCCGCGGAGCCGACCGCGAACGGCCTCGTGGTCGACGTCCTGGCGCCCACGTGGCGCCCGGACCTGGCCGCGCCGGTCGACCTGGTCGAGGAGGTCGCCCGCCTGCGCGGCTACGACGCGATCCCGTCGGTGCTGCCCGTCGCGCCCGCCGGGCGCGGGCTCACGACGGGCCAGCGCACGCGCCGCTCGGTGGCGCGGGCGCTGGCCGAGCACGGGCTGGTCGAGGTGCTCAGCTACCCGTTCGTCGGCGCCGACCAGCTCGACGCGCTCGGGCTTCCGGCGGACGACGAGCGGCGCCGTGCGCTGCGGCTGGCGAACCCGCTGTCCGGCGAGCAGCCGCTGATGCGGACGGACCTGCTCGTGACGCTGCTGGACACCGCCCGTCGCAACGTCAGCCGGGGCACCGGTGACGTGGCGGTGTTCGAGATCGGTCTGGTCACGCTTCCGGAACCCGGTGCGGTGGCGGCGCCCCGACTTCCCGGTGGGGTGCGGCCCTCGGACGCCGACCTGGCCGCCGTCCGCGCCGCCGTGCCTGCCCAGCCGCGACGGGTCGCCGCCGTGCTCGCCGGGTCCCGTGAGCGTGCCGGGTGGTGGGGGCCGGGTCGACGGGCCGACCACACCGACGCGATCGCCCTGGCACGTGCGGTGGCCGAGGTCGTGGGGGTCGAGGTCGTCCTCACCGCGGACGCCGAGCACGCGCCGTGGCACCCGGGACGGTGCGCGCGCCTGGCCACGGTCGACGGCACGCTCGTCGGGCACGCGGGGGAGCTGCACCCGAACGTCGTCGCAGCACTCGACCTGCCGGCGCGTGCGGTCGCGTTCGAGCTCGACCTGGACGTGCTGCTCGCGGCGGCTGCGGCCGAGCCGGTGCAGGCGGAGGCGCTGTCGACCTTCCCCGTCGCGAAGGAGGACGTGGCGCTCGTCGTGGACGCCTCCGTCCCTGCGGAGCAGGTGCTCGACGGGGTGCGGGCCGGTGCGGTGGCGAGCCCCGCCGGTGACGTGCTGGAGGACGTGCGGCTGTTCGACGTCTACACGGGGTCGCAGGTCCCCGAGGGCACCCGGTCGCTCGCGTTCTCGCTGCGGCTGCGCGCGCAGGACCGCACACTGACCGCGCAGGAGACCGCGGCGGTGCGTGACGCGGTCGTGGCCGAGGTCGGTCGCCGGTTCGGGGCGACGCTGCGCGCCTGA
- the pheS gene encoding phenylalanine--tRNA ligase subunit alpha, whose protein sequence is MSDDTPLSPLDAAGIDAAVAVALEAFAAASDLDALKSARLEHTGERSAIALANRAIGGLAPADKGTAGRLLGIARGRLQSALAERQGVLEAERDARVLVEESVDVTLPVDRTPRGARHPLETLQERIADIFVSMGWEIAEGPEVEAEWFNFDALNFGVDHPARQMQDTFFVAGQDGAADAGLVLRTHTSPVQARSLLERELPVYIACPGRVFRTDELDATHTPVFHQVEGLAVDKGLTMAHLKGTLDHFAQAIFGPEARTRLRPSFFPFTEPSAEMDLWFPQKKGGPGWIEWGGCGMVNPNVLRACGIDPEVYSGFAFGMGIERTLMLRHGIADMHDIVEGDVRFSLQFGTEI, encoded by the coding sequence ATGTCCGACGACACCCCGCTGTCCCCCCTGGACGCTGCCGGCATCGACGCGGCGGTGGCCGTCGCGCTCGAGGCCTTCGCGGCCGCGTCCGACCTCGACGCCCTCAAGTCCGCCCGCCTCGAGCACACCGGTGAGCGCAGCGCGATCGCGCTGGCCAACCGCGCGATCGGCGGTCTTGCCCCGGCCGACAAGGGAACCGCCGGCCGCCTGCTCGGCATCGCCCGCGGTCGCCTGCAGTCCGCGCTGGCCGAGCGGCAGGGCGTGCTGGAGGCCGAGCGCGACGCGCGCGTGCTCGTCGAGGAGAGCGTCGACGTGACGCTTCCCGTCGATCGCACGCCGCGCGGTGCCCGCCACCCCCTCGAGACGCTCCAGGAGCGCATCGCCGACATCTTCGTCTCGATGGGCTGGGAGATCGCCGAGGGTCCCGAGGTCGAGGCCGAGTGGTTCAACTTCGACGCACTGAACTTCGGCGTCGACCACCCGGCACGTCAGATGCAGGACACGTTCTTCGTGGCCGGCCAGGACGGCGCGGCCGACGCGGGGCTCGTGCTGCGCACGCACACCTCGCCCGTCCAGGCGCGTTCGCTGCTCGAGCGTGAGCTGCCGGTCTACATCGCGTGCCCGGGCCGGGTGTTCCGCACCGATGAGCTCGACGCGACGCACACGCCCGTGTTCCACCAGGTCGAGGGCCTCGCGGTCGACAAGGGCCTGACGATGGCCCACCTGAAGGGCACGCTCGACCACTTCGCGCAGGCGATCTTCGGGCCCGAGGCGCGCACGCGGCTGCGTCCCTCGTTCTTCCCGTTCACCGAGCCGTCCGCCGAGATGGACCTGTGGTTCCCGCAGAAGAAGGGCGGACCCGGCTGGATCGAGTGGGGTGGCTGCGGGATGGTCAACCCGAACGTGCTGCGTGCGTGCGGGATCGACCCCGAGGTCTACTCCGGGTTCGCGTTCGGCATGGGCATCGAGCGGACGCTGATGCTGCGGCACGGCATCGCGGACATGCACGACATCGTGGAGGGCGACGTGCGCTTCTCCCTGCAGTTCGGGACGGAGATCTGA
- the thpR gene encoding RNA 2',3'-cyclic phosphodiesterase, whose product MRLFVAVVPPEEVLDHLDLVLASVRGAPAGAHSAVRWSARETWHLTAAFFGEVADGLVPTLTEGLSAAAAGSGPYDLRLRGAGVFAHRTLWVGVAGDVESQRAVSLGARSVGEQLDLRPDDRVRDRPHLTIGRVRPGARPPGRRATRRGGTAGPDAAGRAAPEDDVAGSLVRALAVYEGPTWRVDRAFLVESTPGAGRAGGPLYRTVVDLPFEG is encoded by the coding sequence ATGAGGTTGTTCGTGGCGGTCGTGCCGCCCGAGGAGGTGCTCGACCACCTCGATCTGGTGCTCGCTTCGGTGCGCGGCGCGCCGGCAGGCGCGCACTCGGCCGTGCGGTGGTCGGCCCGCGAGACGTGGCACCTGACCGCTGCCTTCTTCGGGGAGGTGGCGGACGGGCTGGTCCCGACGCTGACCGAAGGGCTCTCGGCGGCTGCGGCGGGCAGCGGACCGTACGACCTGCGGCTGCGCGGCGCCGGGGTGTTCGCGCACCGCACCTTGTGGGTCGGGGTCGCCGGTGACGTCGAGTCCCAGCGAGCGGTGTCCCTCGGTGCGCGATCGGTGGGGGAGCAGCTCGATCTGCGACCGGACGACCGGGTGCGGGACCGCCCGCACCTGACGATCGGGCGGGTCCGCCCGGGTGCCCGACCGCCGGGGCGTCGTGCCACCCGTCGCGGCGGGACCGCCGGGCCGGACGCGGCGGGGCGGGCTGCTCCCGAGGACGACGTGGCCGGCTCGTTGGTGCGGGCGCTGGCGGTCTACGAGGGTCCGACGTGGCGGGTGGACCGGGCGTTCCTGGTCGAGTCGACCCCGGGTGCGGGCCGGGCAGGCGGCCCGCTGTACCGGACGGTGGTCGACCTGCCTTTCGAGGGCTGA
- a CDS encoding TrmH family RNA methyltransferase, with amino-acid sequence MAPVVDERDAQRDDVLQNPGAERVKAVRALATRAVRARTGRFLVEGPQSVREAVLTASVRVRDLYVTEQTADRYREIVDAAHARGIPVRLGTPQVLEAMSPDAQQVVAVADRLDFSLDDVLTRQGRPPRLVALLAHVRDPGNAGTVVRAADAAGADAVVLTDESVDVHNPKVVRSTAGSLFHVPTVEGATLAATIRSLRTAGMLVLAADGAGELDLDDLLDVAGAAPAGTPDLARPTVWLFGNEAWGLREEDRALADAVVRVPIHGRAESLNLATAATVCLYASARAHR; translated from the coding sequence ATGGCCCCCGTGGTCGACGAACGTGACGCGCAGCGCGACGACGTGCTGCAGAACCCCGGGGCCGAGCGGGTCAAGGCGGTGCGTGCGTTGGCGACCCGTGCCGTCCGCGCCCGTACCGGGCGGTTCCTCGTGGAGGGCCCGCAGTCGGTGCGCGAGGCCGTGCTGACGGCGTCGGTGCGGGTGCGCGACCTGTACGTCACCGAACAGACGGCCGACAGGTACCGGGAGATCGTCGACGCGGCGCACGCACGCGGCATCCCTGTCCGGCTGGGCACCCCGCAGGTGCTCGAGGCGATGAGCCCCGACGCGCAGCAGGTCGTGGCCGTGGCCGACCGGCTGGACTTCTCGCTGGACGACGTGCTCACCCGGCAGGGGCGTCCGCCGCGGCTCGTGGCGTTGCTCGCGCACGTGCGCGATCCCGGGAACGCCGGGACGGTGGTGCGTGCTGCCGACGCGGCCGGAGCGGACGCCGTGGTGCTCACGGACGAGAGCGTCGACGTGCACAACCCGAAGGTCGTGCGTTCCACCGCGGGTTCGCTGTTCCATGTGCCGACCGTCGAGGGCGCCACGCTCGCCGCCACGATCCGGTCCCTGCGGACCGCGGGGATGCTGGTCCTCGCCGCGGACGGTGCCGGCGAGCTCGACCTGGACGACCTGCTCGACGTCGCCGGTGCGGCTCCGGCGGGCACCCCGGACCTCGCGCGGCCGACCGTGTGGTTGTTCGGCAACGAGGCATGGGGACTGCGTGAGGAGGACCGTGCGCTGGCCGACGCCGTGGTGCGGGTGCCGATCCACGGGCGCGCGGAGTCGTTGAACCTGGCCACGGCGGCGACCGTCTGCCTGTACGCGAGCGCACGCGCGCACCGGTGA
- the rplT gene encoding 50S ribosomal protein L20 — MARVKRAVNAQKKRRSTLERASGYRGQRSRLYRKAKEQVTHSLVYSYRDRKARKGDFRKLWIQRINAASREQGLTYNRLIQGLKLAGVEVDRRVLADMAVNDAQAFAQLVQVAKDALPADVNAPSAA, encoded by the coding sequence GTGGCACGCGTGAAGCGGGCGGTCAACGCCCAGAAGAAGCGCCGTTCGACCCTGGAGCGCGCCAGCGGCTACCGCGGCCAGCGCTCGCGCCTGTACCGCAAGGCGAAGGAGCAGGTCACCCACTCCCTCGTCTACTCCTACCGCGACCGCAAGGCGCGCAAGGGCGACTTCCGCAAGCTGTGGATCCAGCGCATCAACGCGGCCTCGCGCGAGCAGGGCCTGACCTACAACCGCCTCATCCAGGGCCTCAAGCTCGCGGGTGTGGAGGTCGACCGTCGTGTGCTGGCCGACATGGCCGTCAACGACGCCCAGGCGTTCGCCCAGCTCGTCCAGGTCGCCAAGGACGCGCTGCCGGCCGACGTCAACGCGCCCTCGGCTGCGTGA
- the rpmI gene encoding 50S ribosomal protein L35 has protein sequence MPKNKTHSGAKKRFRVTGTGKVMREQANGRHLLEHKSSRRTRRIAGDVVVSAADTPKIKKLLGK, from the coding sequence ATGCCGAAGAACAAGACGCACTCCGGTGCCAAGAAGCGCTTCCGGGTCACCGGGACCGGCAAGGTCATGCGTGAGCAGGCCAACGGGCGCCACCTGCTCGAGCACAAGTCGAGCCGTCGTACGCGCCGCATCGCCGGTGACGTCGTCGTCTCTGCCGCTGACACCCCGAAGATCAAGAAGCTGCTCGGCAAGTGA